Within Streptomyces roseirectus, the genomic segment GCGCTACGCCTGGACAGCACCGATCCTGCCACGCCCCCCTGACCCGGCACATCGGGGAACACCCCCGATCCACCCCTACGGCCGAACGGGTGAGCGAACCCCGAGGCACCCCTGACATCCCGGAAACCGGGAATGGCGGACGCGGCCCGGACGTTGCCACGGCAATACTCGAACTTTCACGCGCCCCGCTCACGAGGAGAGACATGTCCGAGCAGTCCACCGAAGCGACGACCGCTGAGAAGACCCCGGTCGACTTCTGGTTCGACCCCCTCTGCCCCTGGGCCTGGATGACCTCCCGCTGGGTCCTCGAAGTCCAGAAGCAGCGCGACCTCGACATCCGCTGGCACCCCTTCAGCCTCGCCGTGCTCAACGAGGACAAGCTCGACCAGCTCCCGGAGGAGTACCGCGAGCTGCTGGAGACGCAGGCGTGGAAGCCGATCCGCGTGGTCGCCGCCGCCTGGCAGAAGCACGGCGACGAGATCGTGGGCCCCCTCTACACCGCGCTCGGCACCCGCTTCCACAACAACGGCGAGGGCCCCACCCTCGAAGCCATCTCCGCCGCCCTGGAAGAGGTCGGCCTCCCCGCCGACCTCATCGACTACGCCGAGCAGGACGACTTCGAGTTCGACGCCGAACTGCGCGCCTCCCACAAGGAGGGCATCGACAAGGTCGGCCAGGACGTCGGCACGCCGATCATCGCGGTCCCCGGCCCCGAGGGTAAGGAGGTCGCCTTCTTCGGCCCGGTCGTCACCCCGGCCCCCAAGGGCGAGGCCGCCCTCCGCCTCTGGGACGGCACGATCGCCGTCGCCTCGGTCCCCGGCTTCTACGAGATCAAGCGCACCCGCACCCAGGGCCCGAGCTTCGAGTGAGCCACCGGGATCACGTACCGGCCGGAGGAGGGCTCGCGAACTCCTCCGGCAGGTTCCCGCCCATCTTCCAGTTGTCCTTCCGCTGCACCCGACGGCACCCCGTCCCCGTGCACCGGTGATACGCCGACGGCCTGAAACGCGCACCGCGCTCGCTCGCACAGTGGCCCATCACCTCCGCCGCGGCGGCGATCTCGTCCCCCTCCAGCTCCCGGAACCGCCGCAGCGGCCCCGCATCACAGGTCGGGTTCGGGCATCGGACGTCGGACACGCATACCTCCTCGCACCGGAAGGAGGAGCATAAAGCGACCCGGCGCCCGCGCGGGAGCCCGGAACCGGACCTTCCGCCCGCCAACGCGAAGTGCTCGCGCACCAGTTCACCCAGAGGGCACCATGGACCGCATGACGAAGATCGACAGCACGGTGCCGCACTCGGCCCGGATCTGGAACTACTGGCTCGGCGGCAAGGACAACTACCCGGTGGACGAGGCGGCGGGCGACGCCTACACGGCCGTCTTCCCCGGCATCGTCACCATCGCGCGCAGCAGCCGCGCCTTCCTCGGCCGCTCCATCCGCCACCTCGTCGAGGAGGCCGGCATCCGCCAGTTCCTGGACGTCGGCACCGGCCTGCCCACGGCCGACAACACGCACGAGGTCGCCCAGCGGTACGCCCCCGAGTCGAAGATCGTGTACGTCGACAACGACCCCCTGATCCTCGCGCACGCCCGCACGCTGCTCTACTCCTCCCCGGAGGGCAAGACCGCGTACGAACACCTCGACCTGTACGACCCGGAGCGCATCGTCGAGGCGGCGGGCAAGACCCTCGACCTCACTCAGCCCGTCGCCCTGATCCTCAGCGGCATCCTCGGCCACGTCGACGGCTACGACCGCGCCCGCGACCTGGTCCGCGCCTTCCTCGCACAGCTCCCCTCGGGCAG encodes:
- a CDS encoding DsbA family protein, producing MSEQSTEATTAEKTPVDFWFDPLCPWAWMTSRWVLEVQKQRDLDIRWHPFSLAVLNEDKLDQLPEEYRELLETQAWKPIRVVAAAWQKHGDEIVGPLYTALGTRFHNNGEGPTLEAISAALEEVGLPADLIDYAEQDDFEFDAELRASHKEGIDKVGQDVGTPIIAVPGPEGKEVAFFGPVVTPAPKGEAALRLWDGTIAVASVPGFYEIKRTRTQGPSFE
- a CDS encoding SAM-dependent methyltransferase, translated to MTKIDSTVPHSARIWNYWLGGKDNYPVDEAAGDAYTAVFPGIVTIARSSRAFLGRSIRHLVEEAGIRQFLDVGTGLPTADNTHEVAQRYAPESKIVYVDNDPLILAHARTLLYSSPEGKTAYEHLDLYDPERIVEAAGKTLDLTQPVALILSGILGHVDGYDRARDLVRAFLAQLPSGSYLCLNEGSRGTDPAYEHAQDGYNETGAVPYFLRPIAEIEGYFEGLELVEPGVVSVPLWRPEPGADTTPIGQHGGVGRKP